One segment of Oxobacter pfennigii DNA contains the following:
- the murJ gene encoding murein biosynthesis integral membrane protein MurJ, whose protein sequence is MSKYSIKRAAILMVLATIIEKALGFGREMVIASQFGATGLTDAYIGGYLVPYFIMALLYAGLVNVYSPLFLSEKEADEDMAWEKINSISSYLLILILFMTVIGIVFSGQIIKLLYPGFTPENIEAAASISRIFFIGVFIYSGTIIEGALLNCYRQFIYPLIAISLLSAGIIAGVFLFGGSTNINSIAYGYMTGAAIGLILQFMKLKSIDKRFSLNLKMYPEFTQKFFGMLLPILIATSMSQVNVFVDRIFASYLAEGSMSYLSYGNKVVELPITLFAGIISTIIFPDLIDYINKEDRENLKIYLNKALIISLIFLIPSFAGLITLRMDVVKLLYERNVFTSSDTINTSLALLGYSPTIILYGGTAVISKVYYSMRDTKTLMYISLFTIFLNALMDYFFMKTMRHLGLALATSLVAVFQFGMAYWMLKKKISISMGTYLLKNLIKICAAAAVMSGVITVLNNIISISSHTITVAILILAGVSVYFALIILFKVDEVKTIIDKIRKRGK, encoded by the coding sequence ATGAGTAAATATAGTATAAAGAGGGCCGCAATATTGATGGTCCTAGCTACAATAATTGAAAAAGCATTGGGATTCGGAAGAGAGATGGTAATAGCCAGCCAGTTTGGAGCCACCGGTCTGACGGATGCATATATTGGGGGATATCTTGTACCGTATTTTATAATGGCGCTATTATATGCCGGATTGGTTAATGTATATTCGCCATTGTTTTTATCGGAGAAGGAAGCCGACGAAGATATGGCCTGGGAAAAAATAAACAGCATATCTTCATATTTGCTGATACTGATTTTATTTATGACGGTTATCGGTATAGTGTTTTCCGGACAAATAATAAAGCTTTTATATCCCGGGTTCACTCCGGAAAACATAGAGGCTGCAGCATCAATATCCAGGATATTCTTTATAGGAGTGTTTATATACAGCGGTACAATCATAGAAGGAGCCCTTTTAAATTGTTACAGGCAGTTTATATATCCGCTGATTGCAATAAGCCTTTTATCTGCAGGCATAATTGCAGGGGTTTTTTTGTTCGGTGGAAGTACTAATATTAACTCAATAGCTTACGGTTACATGACAGGTGCAGCCATCGGGCTTATACTCCAATTTATGAAGCTTAAAAGCATTGATAAGAGATTTAGTCTTAATTTAAAAATGTATCCTGAATTTACACAAAAATTCTTTGGAATGCTCCTTCCAATATTGATAGCTACATCCATGAGCCAGGTAAACGTTTTTGTAGACAGAATTTTTGCATCATACCTTGCTGAAGGAAGTATGTCTTATTTGAGCTATGGAAACAAAGTGGTTGAGCTTCCCATAACACTGTTTGCCGGAATTATATCAACTATTATTTTTCCTGACCTCATTGATTATATTAACAAGGAAGACAGAGAAAATCTTAAAATTTATTTAAATAAAGCCCTTATAATAAGTCTTATTTTTCTTATACCATCCTTTGCAGGGCTTATAACATTAAGGATGGATGTAGTAAAGCTTTTATATGAGAGAAATGTATTTACAAGCTCAGATACCATTAATACATCACTGGCATTATTGGGATACAGCCCCACTATTATACTTTATGGAGGAACGGCAGTTATTTCAAAGGTCTATTATTCCATGAGGGACACAAAAACCTTGATGTACATAAGCCTCTTTACCATATTTCTTAATGCTCTCATGGATTATTTCTTCATGAAAACTATGAGGCATTTGGGATTAGCCCTTGCCACTTCATTGGTGGCGGTATTCCAGTTTGGTATGGCATATTGGATGCTGAAGAAAAAAATAAGCATTTCCATGGGTACGTATTTATTAAAAAACCTTATAAAAATATGTGCAGCAGCTGCAGTTATGTCTGGTGTAATTACAGTTTTAAATAATATTATTTCAATATCCTCTCATACAATTACAGTGGCAATATTGATATTAGCAGGGGTATCAGTTTATTTTGCATTGATTATATTATTTAAAGTTGATGAGGTTAAAACCATAATTGACAAGATCCGAAAGAGAGGGAAATAG
- the pepV gene encoding dipeptidase PepV → MNFNEYIHSMKPDIVKSVQDMVRIRSVKDEPKDDAPFGEGINRALMYALDIAASMGFKTKNLNGYIGYAEYGQGEETVGIIGHLDVVHEGSGWTYPPFTGEIHADRIYGRGAIDDKGPIIAALYALKAIKDSAVSLSKKIRIIFGTDEENGWEDIKKYLEQEKAPDIGFVPDGFFPAVNSEIGSIDIEFSKEIARKSKGMIEIKSIKCDDNVNTIPNECTCELKLKGMAKYMLKDILELYDETKKTNMIINEIVDMYTIISKSNASNNKDVSMSKNAIGQLIEFLAQFSLGQNDVSDFIKYISKFSTSENSGKKVHIEYADSHNLNYTVYLTGLYIDEDTAKAVINIRYPIESSYDKLMEFITNDAASKKVNMDILRHRAPLYIPEDSILISTLLNTYNSVVGEEGSVVSVNGQTYAKAFNNMAAFGPLFPGEIKTSHKPDESMDIDNLIKCTEIYSQAIYQLAK, encoded by the coding sequence ATGAATTTTAATGAATACATACATTCAATGAAACCGGATATAGTTAAATCAGTACAGGATATGGTAAGAATAAGGAGTGTAAAGGATGAGCCCAAAGACGATGCACCTTTTGGAGAAGGTATAAACAGGGCTCTTATGTATGCACTGGATATTGCAGCCTCCATGGGTTTTAAGACAAAGAATTTAAACGGATATATAGGTTATGCAGAATATGGACAAGGTGAGGAGACTGTAGGTATAATAGGTCACCTTGATGTAGTTCACGAAGGAAGCGGATGGACTTATCCTCCATTTACCGGGGAGATTCATGCTGACAGGATTTACGGCCGGGGAGCAATTGATGATAAAGGACCCATTATTGCAGCATTATACGCATTAAAGGCGATTAAAGATTCGGCAGTTTCATTAAGCAAAAAGATTCGAATAATCTTCGGTACCGATGAAGAAAATGGCTGGGAAGATATAAAAAAATACCTTGAGCAGGAAAAAGCTCCGGACATTGGTTTTGTCCCTGATGGATTCTTTCCCGCGGTAAATTCGGAAATAGGGTCCATTGATATTGAATTTAGTAAGGAAATAGCCAGAAAGTCAAAGGGAATGATTGAAATAAAATCCATTAAATGTGACGATAATGTAAATACAATCCCCAATGAATGTACCTGTGAGTTAAAGCTAAAGGGCATGGCTAAATATATGTTAAAGGATATATTGGAGCTTTACGATGAAACTAAAAAGACAAATATGATAATAAACGAGATTGTTGATATGTATACAATAATTTCAAAAAGCAATGCATCCAATAATAAAGATGTCAGCATGAGCAAAAACGCCATAGGCCAGTTAATTGAATTCCTTGCACAATTCAGCCTTGGCCAAAATGATGTATCGGATTTTATTAAGTATATATCGAAATTTTCTACTTCAGAGAATTCAGGCAAGAAGGTGCATATAGAATATGCCGATTCACATAATTTGAATTATACTGTTTATTTGACTGGATTATATATAGATGAGGATACTGCAAAAGCTGTTATTAATATAAGATATCCGATTGAATCAAGCTATGATAAATTAATGGAATTTATAACCAATGATGCTGCCAGCAAAAAGGTAAATATGGATATTTTAAGGCATAGAGCACCTCTTTATATTCCCGAAGACAGTATTTTGATTTCCACACTTTTAAATACATATAATTCTGTTGTGGGTGAAGAAGGCAGCGTTGTTTCTGTAAATGGCCAAACATATGCAAAGGCATTTAACAATATGGCAGCCTTTGGACCGCTGTTCCCAGGCGAAATCAAAACCTCTCATAAGCCGGATGAATCCATGGATATAGATAATCTTATAAAATGTACCGAGATATACAGCCAGGCTATATACCAGTTGGCTAAATAG
- a CDS encoding nitroreductase family protein, with amino-acid sequence MELYDIIEKRRSIRKYKDIPVEKEKLYRIFKSATLIPSWSCKHCWRFIIVDELETKLMISQAVDESNPAQDALKHAPMIVIICANPVDTEEIDDKEYYMADCGIAMEHIMLSATYEGLATCWIGLFDEDNIKSILKIPSQIRIVGITPLGYGDEMPEDKEKVGIKDITYYNKWESNIGFNNI; translated from the coding sequence ATGGAATTGTACGACATTATTGAAAAAAGACGGAGTATACGCAAGTATAAGGATATACCGGTCGAAAAGGAAAAACTTTATAGAATTTTTAAATCAGCAACACTGATACCCTCCTGGTCATGCAAACATTGCTGGAGATTTATAATAGTAGACGAACTTGAGACCAAGCTTATGATATCTCAAGCCGTGGATGAGTCTAATCCGGCTCAGGATGCATTAAAACATGCTCCCATGATAGTTATAATTTGTGCCAACCCTGTGGATACGGAGGAAATAGATGATAAGGAATATTACATGGCTGATTGCGGCATAGCCATGGAACATATAATGCTGTCAGCAACTTATGAGGGTCTTGCAACCTGCTGGATAGGGCTGTTTGATGAGGATAATATAAAATCAATTCTAAAAATCCCTTCCCAGATTAGGATTGTTGGAATAACGCCTTTAGGGTACGGAGATGAAATGCCGGAAGATAAGGAGAAGGTAGGAATTAAGGATATAACCTACTATAATAAATGGGAAAGCAATATTGGGTTTAATAATATTTGA
- a CDS encoding Eco57I restriction-modification methylase domain-containing protein, with product MGNNKEKIDVIYNKLIQNNGVLTEEHNVNGIAREYEDLMETERKKASGSFYTPKFIIKYMVDKALSQYDLSKNPYIKILDPSCGSGYFLDEIYNRLRCIYKDNLDIINEKNPELNLKKNTIHEHIINNNIFAADADEYGVKLSVINLIMKSPKSLAVPKIICCDSLLNWEDTFLEHRDFWSNKFDLIIGNPPYIGHKKMGGKYRKLLNGIYEDIFKDKADISFCFIKSSIDRLNEKGVLNFITSRYFMESPSGFSLRNFLKENTELNEIIDFYGVRIIKGISVDPVIIEIIKEKSTQSNKINVAKAKPQLKKLDGELIFTAINIKDARYYDFFTVNQHTLLDSGWSLINDESASIIEKIQSQLKCNLSEACISFQGIITGCDKAFIVDKNIINKFNIEKALLKRWIKNSNIKKYVTDNNSKYLIYANDIKNVEEFKGAISHIEQYKDKLMQRRECKNGVRKWYELQWGREAKRFDGKKIIFPYKSSNNRFALDEGSYSSADIYGIIIKDEFKDKISYEFLLGLLNSKLYEFYFKSYAKKLGENLYDYYPNTVMRLKIPCLANCDIEELVNKIIYSKDEGALNTYIRRIDELVYDYFKLTDGEIALIEKSTN from the coding sequence ATGGGCAATAACAAAGAAAAAATAGATGTAATTTATAATAAACTCATTCAAAATAACGGTGTCTTAACAGAAGAACATAATGTAAATGGCATTGCGAGAGAATATGAAGACTTGATGGAAACAGAGAGAAAAAAGGCCTCAGGCAGCTTTTATACTCCAAAATTCATTATAAAATATATGGTGGATAAAGCACTTAGCCAATATGATTTATCTAAAAATCCATACATAAAAATTCTGGATCCTTCCTGCGGAAGCGGATACTTTTTAGATGAGATATATAACAGGCTTAGGTGTATATATAAAGATAATCTTGATATTATAAATGAAAAAAATCCGGAGTTGAACTTAAAGAAAAACACCATACATGAACATATAATAAATAATAATATTTTCGCTGCCGATGCAGATGAATATGGAGTTAAACTTTCTGTAATCAATCTGATAATGAAAAGTCCGAAATCCCTTGCTGTGCCTAAAATTATATGCTGTGACAGCCTATTAAACTGGGAGGATACTTTTTTAGAACATAGAGATTTTTGGAGCAATAAGTTTGATTTGATAATAGGAAATCCTCCCTATATAGGTCATAAGAAAATGGGGGGGAAATACAGAAAACTCTTAAACGGCATATATGAGGATATATTCAAAGACAAAGCCGATATTTCCTTTTGCTTTATCAAGAGCTCCATAGACAGGCTAAATGAAAAAGGAGTGCTGAACTTTATAACATCAAGATATTTCATGGAGTCTCCCAGCGGCTTTTCTTTAAGAAATTTCTTAAAAGAAAACACTGAATTAAATGAAATAATAGATTTTTACGGTGTCAGAATTATAAAGGGTATCTCAGTAGACCCTGTAATAATTGAAATCATAAAAGAGAAAAGCACTCAATCTAATAAGATAAATGTAGCTAAAGCAAAACCGCAGCTTAAAAAATTAGACGGTGAACTTATATTCACTGCCATTAACATCAAAGATGCTAGATACTATGATTTTTTTACTGTTAATCAACACACCCTCCTTGATTCAGGATGGTCCCTGATAAACGATGAAAGTGCATCAATAATAGAAAAAATCCAATCCCAATTAAAGTGTAATCTTTCAGAGGCTTGTATAAGCTTTCAGGGGATAATAACTGGTTGTGATAAAGCTTTTATAGTGGACAAAAACATTATAAATAAGTTTAACATTGAAAAAGCTCTGTTAAAAAGATGGATTAAGAACAGCAATATTAAAAAATATGTTACTGATAATAATAGCAAGTACCTGATATATGCGAATGATATCAAGAATGTTGAAGAATTCAAAGGCGCCATATCACATATTGAACAATATAAGGATAAGCTTATGCAAAGAAGAGAATGCAAAAACGGTGTAAGAAAGTGGTATGAACTGCAGTGGGGCAGGGAAGCAAAGCGTTTTGACGGGAAAAAGATTATATTCCCGTATAAGTCCTCAAATAACAGATTTGCTTTAGATGAAGGAAGCTATAGCAGCGCTGACATCTACGGTATTATTATAAAAGACGAATTTAAGGATAAAATATCATATGAATTTTTACTGGGGCTATTAAACAGCAAATTATATGAATTTTATTTTAAAAGCTATGCCAAAAAGCTTGGAGAAAACCTATATGATTATTATCCCAATACAGTAATGCGCCTTAAAATCCCTTGTTTGGCAAACTGCGATATAGAAGAACTTGTAAATAAAATAATTTATTCAAAGGATGAAGGGGCTCTTAATACATATATAAGGCGCATTGATGAATTGGTATATGATTACTTTAAACTTACAGATGGAGAAATTGCATTAATTGAAAAAAGCACGAACTAA
- the pdaA gene encoding delta-lactam-biosynthetic de-N-acetylase yields MKKAAIMILALFTLLNSASCGLIGQDKIVSEKNPDFVFDDEISSVSNEDNEDIKETANEDTVTPTTPTVPTPKDSIDYPIVDISTLSNEKIVNWMPGRNKEHKVPILSSKFKNILDKYEGYFTGDTENKVIYLTFDEGYENGYTGEILDILKQKGVTAAFFVTLPYIKKNPELVKRMVDEGHIVGNHSETHPSMPDVSDEKVLSEIKNTADYFKEITGKDMPGFFRPPMGEWSERTLYLTNSLGYKTILWSMAHKDWDTNNQPGKAATLDFVNTYYHNGAILLLHAVSKSNTEALGEIIQNLQNNGYRFAPLDELKK; encoded by the coding sequence ATGAAGAAAGCTGCGATAATGATTTTAGCACTTTTTACATTATTGAATTCAGCATCCTGCGGTTTAATCGGTCAAGATAAAATCGTTTCGGAAAAGAATCCTGATTTTGTATTTGATGATGAAATTTCATCGGTAAGCAATGAGGATAATGAAGATATAAAAGAAACTGCAAATGAAGATACAGTTACACCCACCACACCTACTGTCCCTACTCCTAAGGATAGTATAGATTATCCTATAGTGGATATTTCAACTTTAAGCAATGAAAAGATTGTTAATTGGATGCCGGGTAGGAATAAGGAACATAAAGTGCCTATTTTGAGTTCCAAATTTAAAAATATTCTTGATAAATATGAAGGCTACTTTACTGGAGATACGGAAAACAAGGTAATATATTTAACCTTTGATGAAGGGTATGAGAATGGCTATACAGGTGAAATTCTTGATATTTTAAAGCAAAAAGGAGTCACAGCAGCGTTTTTTGTGACTTTGCCATATATAAAGAAAAATCCCGAGCTTGTAAAACGTATGGTAGATGAAGGTCACATTGTGGGAAATCACAGTGAAACACACCCTTCCATGCCCGATGTTTCCGATGAAAAGGTATTAAGCGAGATTAAAAATACAGCTGATTATTTCAAAGAGATTACAGGCAAAGACATGCCCGGCTTTTTCAGGCCGCCAATGGGGGAATGGAGCGAAAGGACCCTTTATCTCACCAATTCCTTAGGCTATAAAACAATACTTTGGAGCATGGCTCACAAGGACTGGGATACTAACAACCAGCCAGGCAAGGCTGCCACTTTGGACTTTGTTAATACTTATTACCACAATGGCGCCATTTTACTTTTGCATGCTGTATCTAAAAGCAATACAGAAGCTTTAGGAGAAATAATACAAAATCTCCAAAACAACGGATACCGTTTTGCTCCCCTTGATGAATTAAAAAAATAA
- a CDS encoding pyridoxamine 5'-phosphate oxidase family protein: MIISEDVKKVLEGSAFLSIVTVDSNGTPHPIIVGKGEVSDDKVVFGIYKMEETRKNLETNSSAWVVGATKDGGPKGYRLAGTATTQDKQLIFTAASVEALI, from the coding sequence ATGATTATCAGTGAAGATGTAAAAAAAGTACTTGAAGGTTCGGCATTTCTGTCAATTGTTACTGTGGATTCAAACGGAACGCCACACCCGATTATAGTGGGAAAAGGTGAAGTCTCTGACGACAAAGTAGTTTTCGGCATTTATAAAATGGAGGAAACCCGTAAAAATCTTGAAACAAACAGCAGTGCCTGGGTTGTAGGAGCAACTAAAGACGGCGGTCCAAAGGGCTATCGCCTTGCAGGTACTGCAACAACACAGGACAAGCAGCTTATATTCACAGCAGCAAGTGTAGAAGCACTCATTTAA
- the hutH gene encoding histidine ammonia-lyase — MERVIIDGNSLTVEDVVNVARNNYSVEISNEAKERINKSRALIDDMVKAEKVQYGITTGFGKFSDVVISKKETRTLQRNLIISHACGVGDPLDIEIVRTIMLLRINALSKGYSGIRLSTIETLIKMLNKKVHPVIPEKGSLGASGDLAPLSHMVLVLMGEGEAFYEGERLVGKEALKRAGIEPVELVEKEGLALINGTQVMTAIAALAIYDSLNLSKTADIVSAMTFEALRGIITAFDNKIGMVRPHKGSINTMENMARLTRYSELITEQGELKVQDAYTLRCIPQIHGAGKDSIEYIKGVIDIEINSATDNPLIFPDDGEIISGGNFHGQPLALVMDFLGIALSEFANVSERRLERLVNYQLNDLPPFLTEQGGLNSGFMIAQYSAASLVSENKVLAHPASVDSIPSSANQEDHVSMGTIAARKAREILKNVQRVLAIELLAAAQALEYRKEGKRGEGVDEAYKLVRSIVPPLKEDRIMYIDINKCVELIITNRVVEVVEDKIGVLK; from the coding sequence ATGGAAAGAGTAATCATAGACGGAAATAGCCTGACAGTTGAGGATGTGGTAAATGTAGCGAGAAATAATTATAGCGTAGAAATTTCAAATGAGGCTAAGGAGCGAATAAATAAATCAAGAGCTCTTATTGATGATATGGTTAAAGCTGAAAAAGTTCAATATGGTATAACTACAGGCTTTGGAAAATTCAGCGATGTGGTCATTTCAAAAAAAGAAACCAGGACTTTGCAGAGAAACCTTATAATTTCCCATGCCTGCGGTGTAGGCGACCCACTGGATATTGAAATTGTCAGGACCATAATGCTTTTAAGAATAAATGCGCTTTCAAAGGGCTATTCGGGTATAAGGTTGTCAACGATAGAGACTCTTATAAAAATGCTTAATAAAAAAGTGCATCCTGTAATTCCTGAAAAAGGCTCTTTAGGTGCCAGCGGAGATTTGGCGCCCTTATCCCACATGGTTCTGGTTTTGATGGGAGAAGGTGAGGCCTTTTATGAAGGTGAAAGGCTTGTAGGCAAGGAGGCTCTTAAGAGAGCTGGAATTGAGCCCGTTGAGCTGGTTGAGAAGGAAGGCTTAGCCCTTATAAACGGCACCCAGGTTATGACGGCTATTGCAGCTTTGGCTATATACGACAGCTTAAATTTATCAAAGACAGCAGATATAGTGTCTGCAATGACCTTTGAAGCTCTAAGGGGAATAATAACCGCTTTTGACAATAAAATCGGAATGGTGAGGCCCCATAAGGGTTCTATTAATACTATGGAAAACATGGCAAGACTAACTCGATACAGTGAGCTTATAACAGAACAGGGTGAATTAAAGGTACAGGATGCTTATACGTTAAGGTGCATACCTCAAATTCACGGTGCAGGTAAAGACTCAATTGAGTATATAAAAGGTGTAATTGATATAGAGATTAATTCGGCTACGGATAATCCTCTGATATTTCCCGATGATGGCGAGATTATATCGGGAGGTAATTTCCATGGCCAGCCATTAGCCCTTGTCATGGACTTTTTAGGTATAGCTTTATCTGAATTTGCCAATGTATCTGAGAGAAGATTAGAGAGACTGGTTAATTATCAATTGAACGATTTGCCTCCATTTTTAACGGAGCAGGGGGGATTGAATTCAGGATTTATGATAGCTCAATATTCTGCTGCTTCCCTTGTATCTGAAAATAAAGTACTTGCGCATCCGGCATCCGTGGATTCCATACCTTCTTCTGCGAATCAGGAAGATCATGTCAGTATGGGAACAATTGCCGCAAGAAAAGCGAGGGAAATATTGAAAAATGTTCAAAGAGTGCTGGCAATAGAGCTTTTAGCAGCAGCCCAGGCTCTGGAATACCGCAAGGAAGGAAAGAGAGGAGAAGGTGTAGACGAAGCTTATAAATTGGTTCGCAGTATAGTTCCGCCTCTTAAGGAAGACCGGATCATGTATATTGATATCAACAAGTGTGTTGAACTTATCATAACAAATCGGGTTGTTGAAGTTGTTGAAGATAAGATAGGTGTTTTGAAATAA
- a CDS encoding winged helix-turn-helix transcriptional regulator produces MIIEEKSYCENSCANKCPCKEYCPLGSALKLIGGKWKIPILCALHQDGTTRYNELKRKINGITNTMLASSLKELENDGLVCRRQYDEMPVRVEYALTSACDDLIPILNQLAKWGSKVNSGEGSK; encoded by the coding sequence ATGATTATAGAAGAAAAAAGTTACTGCGAAAACTCATGTGCCAATAAATGTCCCTGCAAAGAATACTGCCCTTTGGGAAGTGCTTTGAAACTAATAGGCGGCAAATGGAAGATACCAATACTATGTGCTTTGCATCAGGATGGGACAACCAGATATAATGAGCTTAAACGTAAAATAAACGGCATAACCAATACCATGCTGGCCAGTTCATTAAAGGAGCTGGAAAACGATGGCTTGGTATGCCGAAGACAATATGATGAAATGCCTGTAAGAGTAGAATATGCGTTAACTTCGGCCTGTGACGATCTGATACCAATACTGAATCAATTGGCTAAGTGGGGTTCCAAAGTCAACTCAGGAGAAGGCTCAAAATAA
- the iadA gene encoding beta-aspartyl-peptidase, with amino-acid sequence MLKIIKDIEVYSPEYSGKKDVLLINDKIGKISDNIDLPSVSFYDIEVISGEDKILTPGFIDGHVHITGGGGEGGFTTRTPEAMLTDITSFGITTVVGCLGTDGTTRHMAALLAKARALEEEGITTYIYTGSYEIPTRNITDNSRNDIILIDKIIGIGEIAISDHRSAQPTTQDILRLAAEARVGGMLSGKAGVLHLHVGDGKRKLSQLFEITNIGEIPPEQMVPTHINRTRELLYDSIKYAKSGGYVDITSSIKPVLDGSIVKPSTALKMMLINGVPQEKITMSSDGNGSSPEFDSKGNLLRLGVGSLRDNHSEFCDAVFKENIPVDTALMPLTSNPADVLKLSNKKGRIQPGLDADIILMNKEDLSIDTVIAKGKVMVKEGKPVVFGTFEKLI; translated from the coding sequence TTGCTTAAAATAATTAAAGATATTGAAGTATACAGCCCGGAGTATTCAGGAAAAAAAGATGTGCTGCTGATTAATGACAAAATAGGAAAGATTTCAGATAATATTGATTTGCCTTCTGTGAGCTTTTATGATATTGAAGTAATTTCAGGCGAAGATAAAATACTTACACCCGGCTTTATTGACGGCCATGTTCACATAACAGGCGGAGGCGGTGAAGGCGGCTTTACCACCCGCACTCCTGAGGCCATGCTTACAGATATAACTTCTTTTGGCATAACGACCGTCGTAGGGTGCCTGGGTACCGACGGTACTACAAGGCACATGGCCGCCCTTCTTGCAAAGGCAAGGGCATTAGAGGAAGAAGGCATAACAACTTATATATATACCGGTTCCTATGAAATCCCAACCAGGAACATAACTGACAATTCAAGAAATGATATCATACTAATAGATAAAATAATTGGAATAGGGGAGATTGCCATATCGGACCACCGTTCGGCTCAGCCCACAACTCAGGATATACTAAGGCTGGCAGCAGAAGCACGTGTCGGCGGAATGCTCTCAGGAAAAGCCGGGGTACTGCACCTTCATGTAGGCGATGGCAAGAGAAAGCTTTCACAGCTTTTTGAAATCACAAATATAGGCGAAATACCGCCGGAACAGATGGTACCCACACATATAAACCGTACTCGTGAACTATTGTATGATTCTATAAAATATGCAAAATCAGGGGGCTATGTTGATATAACTTCCAGCATAAAGCCTGTATTAGATGGCTCTATTGTAAAACCCAGCACCGCTTTAAAAATGATGCTTATAAACGGCGTTCCTCAAGAAAAAATAACCATGAGCTCTGACGGCAACGGAAGCTCACCTGAATTTGACTCGAAGGGAAATCTTTTAAGGCTTGGAGTTGGTTCCTTAAGGGATAATCACAGTGAATTCTGCGATGCCGTATTTAAAGAAAACATCCCGGTTGATACAGCGCTTATGCCTTTGACTTCAAATCCGGCAGACGTTTTAAAGTTAAGTAATAAAAAAGGCCGCATACAGCCTGGCCTGGATGCGGACATAATTTTGATGAATAAAGAGGACCTGTCCATCGATACTGTAATTGCAAAGGGCAAAGTCATGGTAAAAGAGGGAAAGCCTGTCGTCTTCGGTACCTTTGAAAAGCTGATTTAG